From one Haloferax marinisediminis genomic stretch:
- the gap gene encoding type I glyceraldehyde-3-phosphate dehydrogenase, translated as MSEKSYLSAGENVDESDVVRVALNGFGRIGRNIFRAVLDNPTVELVAINDVMDFDDMAYLAKYDSVMGRLDGVKREGDSLTIGGTSVGLYNVQSPAELPWGELDVDVALECTGIFRTKEDASSHLEAGADKVVISAPPKGDEPVKQLVYGVNHDEYDGEDIVSNASCTTNSVTPVAKVLDDEFGIENGLMTTVHAYTGSQNLIDGPHGKQRRGRAAAENIVPTTTGAAQAATEILPQLDGKLDGMAIRVPVPNGSLTELVVSLEEKPSVEEINDAFRAAADSGPLAGVLGYTDDEVTSRDILGLPFSSTVDLNTTNQVNDGGLYKILTWYDNEYGFSNRMLDMASFIKPE; from the coding sequence ATGAGTGAAAAATCCTACCTCAGCGCGGGCGAGAACGTGGACGAGTCGGACGTGGTGCGGGTGGCACTCAACGGCTTCGGCCGAATCGGTCGGAACATCTTCCGTGCCGTCCTCGACAACCCGACGGTCGAACTGGTCGCAATCAACGACGTCATGGACTTCGACGACATGGCGTACCTCGCAAAGTACGACTCCGTCATGGGTCGTCTCGATGGCGTCAAGCGTGAAGGCGACTCCCTGACCATCGGCGGCACGTCGGTTGGACTCTACAACGTTCAGTCCCCAGCAGAACTGCCGTGGGGCGAACTCGACGTCGACGTCGCCCTCGAATGTACCGGCATCTTCCGTACGAAGGAAGACGCCTCGTCCCACCTCGAAGCAGGTGCAGACAAGGTCGTCATCTCGGCACCGCCGAAGGGTGACGAGCCAGTCAAGCAGCTCGTCTACGGTGTCAACCACGACGAGTACGACGGCGAAGACATCGTCTCCAACGCCTCCTGTACGACGAACTCCGTCACGCCGGTCGCGAAGGTTCTCGACGACGAGTTCGGCATCGAGAACGGTCTCATGACGACCGTCCACGCCTACACGGGGAGCCAGAACCTCATCGACGGCCCACACGGCAAGCAGCGCCGTGGCCGTGCTGCCGCCGAGAACATCGTCCCGACGACGACGGGCGCCGCACAGGCCGCCACCGAGATTCTGCCCCAGCTCGACGGCAAACTCGACGGCATGGCGATTCGCGTCCCCGTCCCGAACGGCTCGCTCACCGAACTCGTCGTGAGCCTCGAAGAGAAGCCGTCGGTCGAAGAAATCAACGACGCCTTCCGCGCGGCTGCTGACTCCGGCCCGCTCGCCGGTGTCCTCGGCTACACCGACGACGAAGTCACCTCCCGCGACATCCTCGGTCTGCCGTTCTCCAGCACCGTCGACCTCAACACGACCAACCAGGTCAACGACGGTGGCCTCTACAAGATTCTGACGTGGTACGACAACGAGTACGGCTTCTCCAACCGGATGCTCGACATGGCGTCGTTCATCAAGCCCGAGTAA
- a CDS encoding phosphoglycerate kinase has product MTFKTLDDLEPGQRVLVRLDLNSPVEDGEVQDNRRFDRHATTVKELAERGDEVVLMAHQGRPGGDDFVSLEQHADILAGHVGKDVEFVADTYGDDAIDAIESLESGEILLLENTRMCDEELPEEDPEVKADTEFVQTLAPHFDAYINDAYSAAHRSHASLVGFALELPAYAGRVMETEYEANSSIATREFEGQVTMVVGGTKATDVINVMNNLGDKVDQFLLGGIAGELFLRAAGNDVGFDLEGMDFFDDQWEANRETIESLLDERGDQIKLAVDLAYEDDTDERAEIAVADIDEKDRAYLDVGSMTVDEYDPIIRDSEAVFVKGALGLFEDERFSVGTVGVLRAISETDCFSVVGGGDTSRAIEMYGMDEADFGHVSIAGGAYIRALTGAPLAGVEVLKQD; this is encoded by the coding sequence ATGACCTTCAAGACGCTCGACGACCTCGAACCCGGCCAGCGTGTCCTCGTCCGCCTCGACCTCAACTCCCCCGTCGAGGACGGCGAAGTACAGGACAACCGCCGGTTCGACCGACACGCGACGACGGTGAAGGAACTCGCCGAACGTGGCGACGAAGTCGTCCTCATGGCACATCAGGGCCGACCCGGTGGCGACGACTTCGTCTCGCTCGAACAGCACGCCGACATCCTCGCTGGTCACGTCGGGAAGGATGTCGAGTTCGTCGCCGACACCTACGGTGACGACGCTATCGACGCCATCGAGTCGCTCGAATCGGGCGAGATTCTGCTCCTCGAAAACACACGGATGTGTGACGAGGAACTCCCCGAAGAAGACCCCGAAGTCAAAGCAGACACCGAGTTCGTCCAGACGCTCGCACCACACTTCGACGCGTACATCAACGACGCCTACTCTGCTGCACACCGCTCGCACGCCTCCCTCGTCGGATTCGCGCTCGAACTGCCCGCGTACGCGGGGCGCGTGATGGAGACCGAGTACGAGGCGAACTCCTCCATCGCAACCCGTGAGTTCGAGGGGCAGGTCACGATGGTCGTCGGTGGCACGAAAGCGACCGACGTCATCAACGTGATGAACAACCTCGGCGACAAGGTCGACCAGTTCTTGCTGGGCGGCATCGCGGGTGAACTGTTCCTCCGCGCCGCCGGCAACGACGTCGGATTCGACCTCGAAGGCATGGACTTCTTCGACGACCAGTGGGAGGCAAACCGCGAGACCATCGAGTCGCTCCTCGACGAGCGTGGCGACCAAATCAAACTCGCCGTCGACCTCGCCTACGAGGACGATACCGACGAACGCGCCGAAATCGCAGTCGCCGACATCGACGAGAAAGACCGCGCCTACCTCGACGTCGGGTCGATGACTGTCGACGAGTACGACCCCATCATCCGCGACTCCGAGGCCGTCTTCGTGAAGGGCGCACTCGGACTGTTCGAAGACGAGCGCTTCTCGGTCGGCACTGTCGGCGTCCTCCGCGCCATCTCCGAGACCGACTGCTTCTCGGTCGTCGGCGGCGGCGACACCTCGCGCGCCATCGAGATGTACGGCATGGACGAAGCTGACTTCGGCCACGTCTCCATCGCCGGTGGCGCGTACATCCGTGCGCTCACGGGTGCGCCACTGGCCGGCGTGGAAGTGCTGAAGCAGGACTAA
- a CDS encoding thiolase family protein, with translation MQDAYLVDAVRTPFGKRKGAFSDVHPQDLAAEPLLALEERVGFAGDEDPEDVIYGCVTPIGEQGMNIGRLAPMVAGWGDRIPGVQLNRMCGSGQQAINFAAGQIRGGMHDVLVAGGVEHMTRVPMASDSAVDRLTFADPANVSETYFDHFDELTSQGEGAERIATQWELSREAVDQIAVDSQSRWGRAAAAGKYDEQVVPVEVETDGETRVVTEDEHPRPNTDMETLGTLPLAFREEGDGVIHPGNASGIVDGAAATLVASGNACEEYGWEPMARIVDTHVVGVDPKTMLTGPIPATNEILADNGLEIDDIDRFEVNEAFASVIGAWLEETGADWEKTNVWGGAIAHGHPLGATGAALLGKLAYQLEDCGGQYGLCTMCIGFGQGIATIIERV, from the coding sequence ATGCAGGATGCGTATCTCGTGGACGCCGTCCGGACCCCGTTTGGAAAGCGAAAGGGGGCGTTCAGTGACGTGCACCCACAGGACCTCGCTGCGGAACCACTGCTCGCGCTGGAGGAACGTGTCGGGTTCGCGGGCGACGAAGACCCAGAGGACGTCATCTACGGGTGTGTCACCCCCATCGGCGAACAGGGGATGAACATCGGCCGCTTGGCACCGATGGTCGCTGGGTGGGGAGACCGCATCCCCGGAGTGCAGCTCAACCGAATGTGTGGCTCCGGCCAACAGGCCATCAACTTCGCGGCGGGACAGATCCGGGGTGGGATGCACGACGTGCTCGTCGCCGGTGGGGTCGAACACATGACACGAGTCCCGATGGCGTCGGACTCCGCCGTCGACCGACTGACGTTCGCCGACCCAGCGAACGTGTCTGAGACGTACTTCGACCACTTCGACGAACTCACCTCGCAAGGAGAAGGTGCCGAACGAATCGCAACGCAGTGGGAACTCTCACGAGAAGCCGTCGACCAGATTGCCGTGGACTCGCAGTCACGCTGGGGACGTGCCGCAGCGGCCGGAAAGTACGACGAACAGGTCGTCCCGGTCGAAGTGGAAACAGACGGCGAGACACGCGTCGTCACCGAGGATGAACATCCACGACCGAACACAGACATGGAGACGCTCGGAACCCTCCCGCTCGCGTTCCGTGAGGAAGGCGATGGCGTCATCCATCCCGGGAACGCCTCCGGTATCGTCGATGGCGCGGCGGCCACGCTCGTCGCATCCGGAAACGCGTGCGAAGAATACGGCTGGGAGCCGATGGCGCGAATCGTCGATACACACGTCGTCGGCGTCGACCCGAAGACGATGCTGACGGGTCCGATACCCGCGACGAACGAGATACTCGCCGATAACGGCCTCGAAATAGACGACATCGACCGATTCGAAGTGAACGAGGCGTTCGCCTCCGTCATCGGTGCGTGGCTCGAAGAAACCGGCGCGGACTGGGAGAAAACGAACGTCTGGGGTGGCGCAATCGCTCACGGACATCCGCTCGGTGCCACCGGTGCGGCGCTTCTCGGAAAACTCGCGTATCAACTCGAAGACTGTGGAGGGCAGTACGGCCTCTGTACGATGTGTATCGGCTTCGGACAGGGAATCGCGACGATTATCGAACGGGTCTGA
- a CDS encoding metallophosphoesterase, translating into MKLGVVSDTHDNLDYVEAAVSHFEAEGVDVVVHCGDIVAPFSATPFDADFEFHAVRGNNDGEWKLREIVESFGTYHDDFAHLTLDGQDIAVYHGTEAGLVDALVDSATYDYVLRGHTHEKTLDDRGGTTHINPGGLPIPGADEAFHVAVVDLGTGNVSFESL; encoded by the coding sequence ATGAAACTCGGCGTCGTCTCGGACACACACGACAACCTCGACTATGTCGAAGCAGCAGTCTCACACTTCGAAGCAGAAGGCGTGGACGTCGTCGTCCACTGCGGCGACATCGTCGCGCCCTTCTCGGCAACACCGTTCGACGCTGACTTCGAGTTCCACGCCGTCCGCGGCAACAACGACGGCGAGTGGAAACTCCGCGAGATAGTCGAATCGTTCGGAACCTACCACGACGACTTCGCGCACCTCACTCTCGACGGGCAGGATATCGCGGTCTACCACGGAACCGAAGCGGGCCTCGTCGACGCTCTCGTCGACTCGGCGACCTACGACTACGTCCTCCGCGGACACACCCACGAGAAGACGCTCGACGACCGCGGTGGGACGACACACATCAACCCCGGTGGACTGCCGATTCCGGGCGCAGACGAGGCGTTCCACGTCGCCGTCGTGGACCTCGGTACTGGAAACGTCTCGTTCGAGTCACTCTAA
- a CDS encoding type II glyceraldehyde-3-phosphate dehydrogenase: MIRVGVNGYGTIGKRVADAVEAQPDMEIIGVAKTQPNFEAHTAVKRGYPMYAAIPKRAPLFGEAGIELAGEVDELVAEADVIVDCTPSGIGAKNRELYETHHTPAIFQGGEDADVAEVSFNARSNYDAARDADYVRVVSCNTTGLSRIIAPLEEEYGVEKVRATLVRRGGDPGQNSRGPINDILPDPIKVPSHHGPDVKTIFPDLEIDTLGLKVPATLMHVHALNVTLEDDVTGAHVRQLLEGENRIYVIPEGLGIDGAGKLKDLALDAERPRGDLWENCVWGESIGVNGRDLYLFQAIHQESDVIPENVDAIRAMFELEDQKTSMELTDRKIGVGISGDPSGFSEQARAEFADD; this comes from the coding sequence ATGATACGAGTGGGTGTCAACGGCTACGGTACAATCGGGAAGCGCGTCGCCGACGCGGTCGAGGCGCAACCCGATATGGAAATTATCGGCGTGGCCAAGACGCAACCCAACTTCGAAGCGCACACTGCCGTCAAACGCGGGTACCCGATGTACGCAGCAATTCCCAAGCGTGCACCGCTGTTTGGCGAGGCCGGCATCGAACTCGCCGGTGAAGTAGACGAACTCGTCGCCGAAGCGGACGTCATCGTCGACTGTACGCCGTCTGGCATCGGTGCGAAGAACCGAGAACTGTACGAGACCCACCACACGCCTGCAATCTTCCAAGGCGGCGAAGACGCTGATGTCGCCGAAGTGAGTTTCAACGCACGTTCGAACTACGACGCCGCCCGCGACGCCGACTACGTCCGCGTCGTCTCGTGTAACACGACCGGCCTCTCCCGCATCATCGCTCCCCTCGAAGAGGAGTACGGTGTCGAGAAGGTCCGCGCGACGCTCGTCCGCCGCGGTGGCGACCCCGGCCAGAACTCTCGGGGACCAATCAACGACATCCTCCCGGACCCAATCAAGGTACCATCGCACCACGGTCCCGACGTGAAGACCATCTTCCCCGACCTCGAAATCGACACGCTCGGGCTGAAGGTGCCGGCGACCCTGATGCACGTCCACGCCCTCAACGTCACCCTCGAAGACGACGTGACGGGTGCCCACGTCCGCCAACTGCTCGAAGGCGAAAACCGAATCTACGTCATTCCGGAAGGCCTCGGTATCGACGGCGCTGGCAAACTCAAGGACCTCGCACTCGACGCCGAACGCCCGCGTGGTGACCTCTGGGAGAACTGTGTCTGGGGCGAGTCTATCGGCGTGAACGGCCGTGACCTCTACTTGTTCCAGGCCATCCACCAGGAGTCCGACGTCATCCCCGAGAACGTCGACGCGATTCGCGCGATGTTCGAACTCGAAGACCAGAAGACGAGTATGGAACTCACCGACCGCAAAATCGGTGTCGGCATCTCTGGCGACCCTTCTGGGTTCTCTGAGCAGGCGCGTGCGGAGTTCGCCGACGACTAA
- a CDS encoding aminopeptidase — MTTDDSDLRAASETAVLQCLELDADESLLVVTDDKRQRIGEALYEVACEVTDDVSIIRYPPGNQHGEEPPAPVAAAMAEADAFLAPTTKSLSHTRARGTACDAGARGATLPGITEDVFVTGLDADYDLIYDHSKAMLEAVGDADEVRVTTEKGTDITFVRGDREWLADTGDISESGSFSNLPAGEIFLSPESATGTYVVDGTMMPHGLLDEGQDLRFEVKDGYVTEISDDDIREQVEAAAEEVGRDAFNLAEIGIGTNVGVTDLVGSVLLDEKAAGTVHIAIGDDAGIGGDTDAPLHLDGIIQNPTVYADGEEVELPQP; from the coding sequence ATGACGACGGACGACTCCGACCTCCGTGCCGCCAGCGAGACAGCAGTTCTCCAGTGTCTCGAACTCGACGCCGACGAATCGCTGCTCGTCGTCACCGACGACAAGCGCCAGCGCATCGGTGAGGCGCTCTACGAGGTTGCGTGCGAGGTGACCGACGACGTGTCGATTATCCGCTACCCGCCGGGGAACCAACACGGCGAAGAACCGCCAGCACCCGTCGCCGCGGCCATGGCCGAAGCTGACGCCTTCCTCGCGCCGACGACGAAGAGTCTCAGTCACACTCGCGCACGCGGTACCGCCTGCGACGCCGGCGCTCGTGGGGCGACGCTCCCCGGCATCACCGAAGACGTGTTCGTCACCGGCCTCGACGCCGACTACGACCTCATCTACGACCACAGCAAGGCGATGTTGGAAGCCGTCGGCGACGCCGACGAGGTTCGTGTGACCACCGAGAAGGGCACGGACATCACGTTCGTCCGCGGCGACCGCGAGTGGCTTGCAGACACGGGTGACATCTCCGAGTCCGGGTCGTTCTCGAATCTCCCCGCAGGCGAAATCTTCCTCAGCCCTGAATCCGCCACCGGCACGTACGTCGTCGACGGGACGATGATGCCTCACGGCCTCCTCGACGAGGGGCAAGACCTTCGCTTCGAAGTCAAAGACGGCTACGTCACCGAGATTTCGGACGACGACATCCGCGAACAGGTCGAGGCCGCCGCCGAGGAAGTCGGTCGAGACGCGTTCAACCTCGCCGAGATCGGCATCGGAACCAACGTCGGTGTGACCGACCTCGTCGGGTCTGTCCTCTTAGACGAGAAGGCCGCCGGCACGGTCCACATCGCCATCGGCGACGACGCGGGCATCGGTGGCGACACCGACGCACCGCTCCACCTCGACGGCATCATCCAGAACCCGACGGTGTACGCCGACGGCGAGGAAGTCGAACTGCCGCAACCGTAG
- a CDS encoding outer membrane protein assembly factor BamB family protein, whose translation MPTSSRRQFLAAVGTTALAATAGCVGSGDQPTYEGTWSRRGFDDARTGFSPVMGPTGDPTVAWRAPVFDAFPTSSPVVTDGVVYSLHTRGGQDGQHETAVSAFDAATGEEAWQTTISTTAVDQIAYHHDSLVVSGDFLYARTFEGLHTLSTGGEVLWSHPVPTTEQSYPVVAPPVISRDMAVTATYGDRTPPAGVVAVDAENGRPRWRAGFNSRKVPWTLSAADGTVYAPFLDGDAGLVALDIETGAQEWALSLPVDGPVTVAGDTLLVPLGGDSESIVALDRRTHDIVWRKPATRRTESAVAVAGELVYYCADRLLVARRLDTGELVWSFGPTPVVSLSWTPIVAGSNVYFVAERTTESGSPNYLYVLDRSTGRVRGSGRIPGSPDTAGLAVVDGAAYLALGRGELVCFESCGFSVGGRCFGR comes from the coding sequence GTGCCCACTTCGAGTCGTCGCCAGTTCCTCGCCGCAGTCGGAACGACTGCCCTCGCGGCGACTGCCGGGTGCGTCGGCAGCGGTGACCAACCAACATACGAAGGCACGTGGTCGCGCCGCGGATTCGACGACGCTCGAACCGGATTCTCGCCGGTGATGGGTCCGACTGGAGACCCCACCGTCGCGTGGCGTGCGCCGGTGTTCGACGCGTTTCCGACGAGTTCGCCAGTCGTCACCGACGGTGTCGTCTACTCCCTCCACACACGCGGTGGGCAGGACGGGCAACACGAGACAGCCGTCTCGGCGTTCGACGCTGCAACCGGCGAAGAAGCGTGGCAGACGACCATTTCGACCACCGCTGTCGACCAGATTGCGTATCACCACGACTCACTGGTGGTCTCCGGCGACTTCCTCTACGCGCGAACTTTCGAAGGACTCCACACACTGTCGACCGGCGGCGAGGTGTTGTGGTCGCACCCAGTTCCGACGACGGAACAATCGTACCCTGTCGTCGCGCCACCGGTCATCTCCCGTGACATGGCCGTGACGGCGACGTACGGCGACAGAACTCCACCTGCGGGCGTCGTCGCTGTCGATGCCGAGAACGGTAGGCCCCGGTGGCGAGCGGGGTTCAACTCTCGGAAGGTGCCGTGGACACTCTCGGCCGCCGATGGGACCGTGTACGCTCCGTTTCTGGACGGTGATGCGGGTCTCGTCGCGCTCGACATCGAAACTGGAGCACAGGAGTGGGCGCTTTCGCTTCCAGTCGATGGGCCCGTGACGGTCGCCGGTGACACGTTGCTCGTGCCACTCGGCGGCGACTCCGAATCCATCGTGGCCCTCGACCGGCGCACTCACGACATCGTCTGGCGAAAACCGGCGACCAGACGAACCGAATCGGCGGTCGCAGTCGCTGGTGAACTCGTCTACTACTGCGCCGATAGACTGCTCGTGGCGCGACGGCTCGACACCGGCGAACTCGTCTGGTCGTTCGGTCCGACTCCGGTCGTCTCGCTCAGTTGGACGCCCATCGTCGCCGGGTCGAACGTCTACTTCGTCGCCGAGCGCACGACCGAATCTGGGTCACCAAACTATCTCTACGTGCTGGACCGTTCGACTGGACGCGTCCGCGGCTCAGGGCGGATTCCGGGCTCACCTGACACTGCTGGGTTGGCGGTGGTCGATGGCGCGGCCTACCTCGCGCTGGGTCGTGGGGAGTTGGTGTGTTTCGAGTCGTGTGGGTTCTCGGTGGGCGGGCGCTGTTTCGGTAGGTGA
- a CDS encoding HVO_0476 family zinc finger protein: MSLPDAGERVPLPCPSCSPDEPTVHEVLKPGGHSTVRCTECGQVHKEKVEIPDEIDMDVVVSQDGSSVSTTVSAPKEADIALGEEFIVDTPEAIQLVRITGIEVGPDERVDEAVVNDVQTVWTRVVDNVAVNVTVHPKDGKREDTRSITVNVPGDYEFVVGETESFGDEEVKIEGLVVRADAPEYRHGKLDHPGDMVYAKDAKRVYARDQTSTAWSAW, encoded by the coding sequence ATGAGCCTACCCGACGCCGGTGAACGCGTCCCGCTCCCTTGTCCGTCGTGTTCACCCGACGAACCTACCGTCCACGAGGTGCTGAAGCCCGGCGGTCACTCGACCGTCCGCTGCACCGAGTGCGGTCAAGTCCACAAAGAGAAAGTAGAGATTCCCGACGAAATCGACATGGACGTCGTCGTCTCGCAGGACGGGTCCTCCGTCTCGACGACCGTCTCGGCCCCCAAAGAGGCAGACATCGCGCTCGGCGAGGAGTTCATCGTCGACACCCCCGAAGCGATTCAACTCGTCCGCATCACGGGCATCGAAGTTGGCCCCGACGAGCGAGTCGACGAAGCAGTCGTAAACGACGTCCAGACCGTCTGGACCCGCGTTGTCGACAACGTCGCGGTGAACGTCACCGTACACCCGAAAGACGGCAAGCGCGAAGACACGCGCAGTATCACCGTCAACGTCCCCGGTGACTACGAGTTCGTCGTCGGCGAGACCGAGTCCTTCGGCGACGAAGAGGTCAAAATCGAGGGCCTCGTCGTTCGCGCCGACGCCCCCGAGTACCGTCACGGGAAACTCGACCACCCCGGCGACATGGTGTACGCCAAAGACGCAAAGCGCGTCTACGCCCGCGACCAGACCTCCACCGCGTGGTCTGCCTGGTAG
- a CDS encoding class I SAM-dependent methyltransferase, whose protein sequence is MPTRDRSQFSVESLALLWAARESGVIDALTTTAGTAKDVADVADIDPRAARITVEALASMGFIKRVGSEYEITNRALGFLAKRDVRSIGRLPHTLDFFSLYTELPETMANGDAPSRPDEWVRNRLGAHDATDESVVRACVTAAVREAPDSTHVLDLAGGSGVFAREFVERGYDVTFVEVPETVDVVRPLLSRAGVDLVAADPTNPPVDGFDLVFVGDAFAGRNAEEAVSLVQGAYDALEPGGTAVFVDALHGQCSTATTTQRAVDALALGRGDLYGEATVLSWTESAGFSRQMTHDIPGTDLRAVVAERAVD, encoded by the coding sequence ATGCCTACCCGCGACCGGTCGCAGTTCTCGGTCGAATCGCTCGCACTCCTCTGGGCCGCCCGCGAGAGCGGCGTCATCGACGCACTCACGACCACCGCTGGCACCGCCAAGGACGTCGCCGACGTTGCCGACATCGACCCCCGTGCAGCGCGAATCACCGTCGAAGCGCTGGCGTCGATGGGGTTCATCAAACGCGTGGGCAGTGAGTACGAGATAACGAACCGGGCGCTCGGCTTTCTCGCAAAGCGTGACGTTCGGTCCATCGGCCGTCTCCCACACACTCTCGATTTCTTCTCGTTGTACACGGAGCTCCCGGAGACGATGGCGAACGGCGACGCCCCTTCCCGCCCCGACGAGTGGGTCCGCAACCGACTCGGGGCACACGACGCCACCGACGAGTCGGTCGTCCGGGCTTGCGTGACCGCGGCAGTCCGCGAAGCACCCGATTCGACCCACGTCCTCGACCTCGCGGGTGGGTCGGGTGTCTTCGCTCGTGAGTTCGTCGAACGCGGGTACGACGTGACGTTCGTCGAGGTCCCCGAGACGGTCGACGTGGTCCGACCACTGCTCTCGCGGGCGGGTGTCGACCTCGTCGCTGCCGACCCGACGAATCCACCAGTCGATGGCTTCGACCTCGTCTTCGTGGGCGATGCCTTCGCGGGACGAAACGCTGAGGAAGCGGTCTCGTTGGTCCAAGGAGCATACGACGCCCTCGAACCGGGCGGAACTGCCGTCTTCGTCGACGCACTGCACGGGCAGTGTTCGACGGCCACGACGACGCAACGAGCAGTCGATGCGCTCGCACTCGGACGCGGCGACCTGTACGGCGAAGCGACGGTCCTCTCGTGGACCGAATCGGCCGGATTCTCGCGTCAGATGACCCACGACATCCCCGGAACCGACCTACGGGCAGTTGTCGCCGAACGTGCGGTTGATTAG